One window of the Oncorhynchus mykiss isolate Arlee chromosome 5, USDA_OmykA_1.1, whole genome shotgun sequence genome contains the following:
- the atp8b5b gene encoding phospholipid-transporting ATPase ID, whose amino-acid sequence MGSLLSQLGLECGGKAVKEEERHLRANDRELNLSYKYADNAIKTSKYNIFTFLPLNLFEQFQRLANAYFLFLLCLQSIPEVSSLPWYTTVVPLVLVLSMTMAKDGSDDMNRHRCDKQVNNRQVEVLVEGELQSEKWMDVQVGDIVKLENNQFVTADLLLLSSSEPLNLVYIETAELDGETNLKVKQALTVTGMLEDSVEKLSNFNGEVRCEPPNNRLDKFTGTLTLKGETYSLDNERILLRGCTLRNTQWCFGLVVFGGPDTKLMQNCGRTTFKRTSIDRLMNVLVLSIFGFLMIMCLILAIGNGIWEYQEGSKFAAFLPKGVNAPFSAFLTFWSYVIILNTVVPISLYVSVEIIRLGNSFYINWDRKMYYPKNDTPAEARTTTLNEELGQIKYIFSDKTGTLTQNIMTFNKCSINGKSYGELLDFSGQRVEMNEKTEKVDFSWNNLADPKFCFHDNSLVEVVREGNPEVQAFFRLLALCHTVMPEEKKEGELYYQAQSPDEGALVTAARNFGFVFRSRTPESITVVEMGELVTYELLAVLDFNNVRKRMSVIVRSPEGKLTLYCKGADTIIFERLNPSCSNLTEVTTLHLNEFAGEGLRTLALAYKDIDPEYMEDWKLRHHVANTAMDEREEKLDALYEEIEKGLLLLGSTAVEDKLQDGVPQTIEQLSKADIKIWVLTGDKQETAENIGYSCNMLREEMNEVFIVSANTAEEVRKELQTARRKMTPDGTEEPTVKKSRSGLFCLQKTETVADEPVNGEYAMVINGHSLAFALEKDMEIELLRTACMCQTVICCRVTPLQKAQVVELVKKYKQAVTLAIGDGANDVSMIKAAHIGVGISGQEGMQAVLSSDYSFAQFRYLQRLLLVHGRWSYLRMCKFLRYFFYKNFTFTFVHFWYGFFCGFSAQTVFDEWFITLFNLVYTALPVLSLSLFDQDVNDWWSFQYPQLYTPGQLNQYFSKRAFVYTVLHSGYSSLVLFFIPWAAMYDTVRDDGKEIVDYQSFALLAQTCLLIAVSIQLGLDTHYWTAMNQFFLWGSLSVYFAVIFTMYSNGMFLTLTSSFPFIGTARNSLNQPNVWLTMLLTSVLCVLPVVAYRFLRILLWPTINDKVRYKVRQDKVLPPTPRRVQARRTSTRRSGYAFSHAQGYGDLVTSGKFLRRTPKSRPALFSQTDSPLAQTQPQFYRTISEREEPPLSP is encoded by the exons ATGGGGTCCCTACTGTCACAGTTGGGCCTGGAGTGTGGGGGGAAGGCTGTGAAAG AAGAAGAAAGACACCTACGAGCAAATGACCGAGAACTCAACTTGTCTTACAAGTACGCT GACAATGCCATCAAAACCTCCAAATACAACATATTCACCTTTCTCCCACTCAATCTGTTTGAGCAGTTCCAGAGACTGGCCAATGCctacttcctcttcctcctctgtctccag AGCATCCCAGAGGTCTCGTCCCTGCCCTGGTACACCACCGTGGTCCCCCTGGTCCTGGTGCTCTCCATGACCATGGCCAAGGATGGCAGCGACGACATG AACAGACACAGATGTGACAAACAGGTGAACAACCGGCAGGTGGAGGTCCTCGTCGAAGGAGA ACTACAGAGTGAAAAGTGGATGGATGTTCAAGTTGGGGACATCGTCAAGCTAGAGAATAATCAGTTTGTCACG GCTGATCTTCTGTTGCTGTCCAGCAGTGAGCCTCTCAATCTTGTCTACATAGAAACTGCTGAACTAGAcgg AGAAACTAACTTGAAGGTGAAGCAGGCCCTGACTGTGACAGGGATGCTGGAGGATAGCGTAGAGAAACTGTCAAACTTCAATG GCGAGGTGCGCTGTGAGCCTCCCAACAACCGCCTAGATAAGTTCACTGGCACCCTGACCCTGAAGGGAGAGACGTACTCACTGGACAACGAGAGGATACTGCTGAGAGGCTGCACTCTGAGGAACACCCAGTGGTGCTTCGGCCTGGTCGTCTTTGGAG GTCCAGACACAAAGCTAATGCAGAACTGCGGAAGGACCACATTCAAACGGACCAGCATTGACCGCCTCATGAATGTGCTGGTGCTGAGT ATCTTTGGTTTCCTGATGATTATGTGTTTAATCCTGGCCATTGGGAATGGGATCTGGGAATACCAGGAAGGCTCTAAGTTCGCTGCATTCCTGCCCAAGGGGGTTAACGCTCCCTTCTCAGCCTTCCTCACTTTCTGGTCCTATGTCATCATCCTCAACACTGTGGTGCCTATATCTCTCTATGTCAG TGTGGAGATAATTCGCCTGGGGAACAGTTTCTACATAAACTGGGACAGGAAGATGTATTATCCCAAGAATGACACGCCTGCCGAGGCCAGGACCACCACGCTCAATGAGGAGCTGGGCCAGATCAAATACATCTTCTCTGACAAGACTGGAACACTCACACAGAACATCATGACCTTCAACAAGTGCTCCATCAACGGGAAGTCCTATG GGGAGTTGTTGGACTTCTCAGGACAAAGAGTTGAGATGAATGAG AAAACAGAGAAGGTGGACTTCTCTTGGAACAACTTGGCAGACCCAAAGTTCTGTTTCCATGACAACAGCCTGGTGGAGGTTGTGAGGGAGGGCAACCCTGAGGTGCAGGCCTTCTTCCGCCTGCTGGCACTGTGCCACACCGTCATGCccgaggagaagaaggagg GTGAGTTGTACTACCAGGCCCAGTCACCAGACGAGGGCGCTCTGGTCACAGCGGCCAGGAACTTTGGCTTTGTGTTCCGCTCTCGTACGCCAGAGAGCATCACTgtggtggagatgggagagctgGTCACCTACGAGCTGCTGGCTGTTCTGGACTTCAACAACGTCCGCAAGAGGATGTCGGTCATTG TGCGCAGTCCAGAGGGCAagctgactctgtactgtaaggGAGCAGACACCATCATCTTTGAGAGACTGAACCCTTCCTGCAGCAACCTAACGGAGGTCACCACCTTGCACCTCAAT GAGTTTGCTGGAGAGGGTCTGCGTACACTGGCTCTGGCCTACAAGGACATAGACCCAGAGTATATGGAGGATTGGAAACTGCGCCACCATGTGGCCAACACTGCCATGGACGAAAGGGAGGAGAAGCTGGATGCGCTGTATGAGGAGATAGAGAAAGGCCTGCTG CTGTTAGGATCCACTGCCGTTGAGGATAAGCTACAAGATGGAGTGCCCCAGACCATCGAACAGCTGTCCAAAGCCGACATCAAGATCTGGGTGCTCACTGGAGACAAGCAAG AAACAGCAGAGAACATTGGCTACTCCTGCAACATGTTGAGAGAGGAGATGAATGAGGTTTTCATTGTGTCGGCAAACACAGCAGAGGAAGTCAGAAAGGAACTCCA GACTGCGAGGAGGAAGATGACACCTGATGGAACAGAGGAACCTACTGTCAAGAAGAGTAGAAGTGGCCTGTTTTGTCTTCAAAAGACGGAGACGGTGGCGGATGAGCCAGTGAATGGAGAGTATGCTATGGTGATTAACGGACACAGTCTG gCATTCGCCCTGGAGAAGGACATGGAGATAGAGCTGCTGCGGACGGCGTGTATGTGTCAGACAGTGATCTGCTGCAGGGTGACTCCACTGCAGAAGGCCCAGGTGGTGGAGCTGGTGAAGAAGTACAAACAGGCCGTGACTCTAGCCATCGGCGACGGGGCCAACGATGTCAGCATGATCAAGG CTGCTCATATAGGGGTGGGTATATCAGGTCAGGAGGGTATGCAGGCGGTGCTCTCCAGTGATTACTCCTTCGCTCAGTTCCGCTACCTACAGCGCCTCCTGCTGGTGCACGGCCGCTGGTCCTACCTGAGGATGTGCAAGTTCCTGCGCTACTTCTTCTACAAGAACTTCACCTTCACCTTTGTCCACTTCTGGTACGGCTTCTTCTGCGGTTTCTCAGCACAG ACAGTATTTGACGAGTGGTTCATCACCCTGTTTAACCTGGTTTACACAGCTCTACCTGTGCTCAGCTTAAGTCTTTTTGACCAG GATGTGAATGACTGGTGGAGTTTCCAGTACCCCCAGCTTTACACCCCAGGCCAGCTGAACCAGTACTTCAGTAAGAGGGCCTTTGTCTACACGGTGTTACACAGTGGCTACAGCTCCCTGGTCCTCTTCTTCATTCCCTGGGCAGCCATGTACGACACGGTCCGAGACGACGGCAAAGAAATTGTGGACTATCAGTCCTTCGCCCTGCTGGCCCAGACCTGCCTGCTCATCGCCGTCAGCATACAA CTGGGTCTGGACACCCATTATTGGACAGCAATGAACCAGTTCTTCCTGTGGGGCAGTCTGTCTGTGTACTTTGCTGTCATATTCACCATGTACAGCAATGGCATGTTCCTCACGTTAACCTCCTCCTTCCCCTTCATTG gcACAGCCAGGAACTCCCTGAACCAGCCCAACGTGTGGCTGACCATGCTACTCACCTCCGTGCTCTGTGTGCTTCCCGTGGTGGCATACCGCTTCCTGCGCATTCTGTTGTGGCCCACCATCAATGACAAG GTGAGGTACAAGGTGAGACAGGACAAGGTGCTGCCCCCTACCCCTCGCCGTGTCCAAGCCCGCCGCACCAGTACCCGCCGTTCAGGCTATGCCTTCTCCCACGCCCAGGGTTACGGTGACCTGGTGACCTCAGGCAAGTTTCTGAGGAGGACCCCAAAGAGCCGGCCAGCCCTCTTCTCCCAGACAGACTCCCCATTGGCCCAGACCCAGCCTCAGTTCTACCGCACCATCAGCGAGCGGGAGGAGCCACCACTGAGTCCCTAG